A single window of Aspergillus puulaauensis MK2 DNA, chromosome 5, nearly complete sequence DNA harbors:
- a CDS encoding DUF4396 domain-containing protein (COG:S;~EggNog:ENOG410PWSK;~InterPro:IPR025509,IPR036259;~PFAM:PF14342;~TransMembrane:4 (i91-109o121-141i153-171o191-212i);~antiSMASH:Cluster_5.9) yields MLYPSQMTPLCRQRLLFKALRPTGNTRFVPSLAETRPVYRYRCIDKKHSSSTCKKQAQTAPDENLPAHKLSPLQREFWTCRSTWRRARINTLRCLIGCSIGDFSALWMLQTYFPDLGMGTIMAASMASGITTSIILETVLLRRGLDRLSWSMAARTAMGMSLVSMLAMEAAENLVDYHLTGGVVALDDPRFWMAAVVSVGAGFLAPLPYNYWRLRKFGKACH; encoded by the exons ATGTTATATCCCTCACAGATGACACCCCTGTGTCGACAGCGGCTACTCTTCAAGGCCCTGCGTCCTACCGGTAATACGCGCTTCGTTCCTAGCCTCGCCGAGACTCGACCGGTTTACCGGTACCGGTGCATTGACAAAAAGCACTCATCCTCAACGTGTAAGAAGCAGGCCCAAACTGCGCCGGATGAGAATCTACCGGCGCACAAATTGTCGCCCCTTCAGCGGGAGTTCTGGACTTGCCGCTCCACGTGGCGACGGGCGAGAATCAACACCCTACGATGCCTGATCGGATGCTCCATAGGCGACTTTTCGGCCCTGTGGATGCTACAGACGTATTTCCCGGATCTGGGAATGGGGACTATCATGGCTGCGTCGA tggcctcaggcatcacAACATCCATCATACTGGAGACGGTCCTCCTTCGACGCGGCCTTGATAGGCTTTCGTGGTCGATGGCCGCTCGGACAGCAATGGGGATGAGCCTTGTCTCgatgttggcgatggaggctgcggagaacCTGGTCGATTACCATCTTACTGGGGGCGTAGTCGCTCTCGATGACCCTCGTTTCTGGATGGCTGCTGTGGTCTCTGTTGGTGCTGGCTTTCTCGCGCCGCTCCCGTATAATTATTGGCGGCTAAGAAAGTTTGGGAAGGCTTGTCATTGA